A window of Panicum virgatum strain AP13 chromosome 8K, P.virgatum_v5, whole genome shotgun sequence contains these coding sequences:
- the LOC120644427 gene encoding bidirectional sugar transporter SWEET14-like: MAGLSLQHPLAFSFGILGNIISFMTYLAPLPTFYRIYKSKSTEGFQSVPYVVSLFSAMLWIYYALLKSDECLLITINSAGCVIETLYIVIYLAYAPKKAKLFTAKILLLLNVGVFGLILLLTLLLSAGQHRVIILGWVCVGFSVSVFVAPLSIIRQVVRTRSVEFMPFSLSLSLTVSAVVWFLYGLLIKDKYVALPNVLGFIFGVIQMGLYAIYRNATPRVPAKEVADDDKEDMVVKVPEHVVTIAKLGEPAVELKTHEVRPAMATPTADAGPENDKAVANKQENGTVPGKGSNTDQV, translated from the exons ATGGCGGGCCTGTCTCTTCAGCATCCCTTGGCTTTCTCCTTTGGCATCCTAG GCAACATCATCTCCTTCATGACCTACCTGGCCCCACT GCCGACGTTCTACCGGATCTACAAGAGCAAGTCGACTGAAGGTTTCCAGTCGGTGCCGTACGTGGTGTCGCTGTTCAGCGCGATGCTGTGGATCTACTACGCGCTGCTCAAGTCCGACGAGTGCCTGCTCATCACCATCAACTCCGCCGGCTGCGTCATCGAGACCCTCTACATCGTCATCTACCTCGCCTACGCGCCCAAGAAGGCCAAG CTGTTCACGGCCAAGATCCTGCTGCTCCTGAACGTTGGCGTGTTCgggctcatcctcctcctcacgCTGCTCCTCTCCGCCGGCCAGCACCGCGTCATCATCCTCGGCTGGGTCTGCGTCGGCTTCTCCGTCAGCGTCTTCGTTGCGCCGCTCAGCATCATC CGTCAGGTAGTGCGCACGAGGAGCGTGGAGTTCATGCCCTTctcgctctccctctccctcaccgtCAGCGCCGTCGTCTGGTTCCTCTACGGCCTGCTCATCAAGGACAAATACGTCGCC CTACCGAACGTGCTGGGGTTCATCTTCGGCGTCATCCAGATGGGCCTCTACGCGATCTACCGCAACGCGACGCCGAGGGTGCCAGCCAAGGAGGTGGCCGACGACGACAAGGAGGACATGGTCGTCAAGGTACCCGAGCACGTTGTGACCATTGCCAAGCTGGGCGAGCCGGCCGTGGAGCTCAAGACCCACGAGGTGCGTCCTGCCATGGCCACGCCCACGGCGGATGCCGGGCCGGAGAACGACAAGGCTGTGGCCAACAAGCAGGAGAACGGCACGGTGCCGGGCAAGGGAAGCAACACTGACCAAGTTTAG